TTGCTGATTGTCACGCTACTGCGTGTTGACCAGCCTATGCACGTAGTTCAGGCAGCAGGGTTTGTTGTTAATAGTCTGGCCGACGATACCGTAGATAATGACCTTTGTACTCTTCGCGAAGCGATTCTAACCTCTAACAATATCCCTCCAAACGATGATTGCGGCCCCGGCAGTGCTGATGATGATGTTATCACGTTTAGCGTAAGTGGAACAATAGTTCTAAATACGCCGATGGTAAATATTACCAGTGGACAAGGGGCATTGACCATTGATGGCGGCAGAAATATCGTCATCAGTGGAAACAATCTTGCTATATTTACCGTCGCTGTCGGTGCGGATCTCACCCTAAGCAACCTGACAGTTACTGATGGCAATGCGACGCTTGGTGGAGCGATCAATAACCTGGGAGGTACAGTAAATATTATCAATAGTACCTTCTCCAACAATGATGCATCAAATCTGGGTGGAGCAATTTACAATACAGGTGGTATCGTCACAATCACCAGTAGCACTTTTACCAATAACAGTTCAGCTACTCTCGGTGGAGTTATTTATAATACAGGTGGCACGGTAACTATCACTAATAGCACCTTCTCTAATAATAACGCAGCTTTACTTGGCGGAACCATTTACAACGTTAGCGGAACTATCAATCTTTACAATACTATCGTTGCAAATAGTGGTAGCAGCGGTGATTGCGTGAACCTGGGCACAATTGGGGCTGCCTATAATAACCTGATTGAAGATAGCACCAATGCCTGTGGCTTGATAAATGGTGTGAATGGTAACATTATCGGGTCTGATCCTGATTTAGGCCCCCTGACAGGTGCTCCCGCCTACTTTCCTCTAAATACCGGTAGTCCGGCGATTGACAATGGGAGCAATGCTTACTGTGCAGCAACCGATCAGCGCGGCGTTTTACGGCCACAGGATGGCGATGGAAACAGCAGTGTGGTTTGCGACATCGGTGCATATGAAGTAGATATTGCCACCCGGACGGTGGTGAACATCACCCGCGCCGGAGCTGATCCCACCAACGCCGCTACGGCGACCTTTACCGTCACCTTCAGCGAGCCGGTCACCGGCCTGGACAGCGCCGACTTCAGCCTCACCACCACCGGCAGCATTAGTGGCGCGAGTGTCGGCAGCGTGAGCGGCAGTGGCGCGTCCTACACCGTTACCGTCACTACCGGTAGTGGCGATGGTACTCTGCGGCTGGACATTCCAACCGCTGCCACCATCACCGACCTGGCCGGCAATACCGTCGGCGGGCTGCCGTTCACCGGCGGCGAGAGCTATACCATCGACAAGACCACCCCGACGGTGGTGAACATCACCCGCGCCGGAGCCGATCCCACCAACGCCACTACGGCGACCTTTACCGTCACCTTCAGCGAGCCGGTCACCGGCCTGGACAGCGCCGACTTCAGCCTCACCACCACCGGCAGCATCAGCGGCGCGAGTGTCGGCAGCGTGAGCGGCAGTGGCGCGTCCTACACCGTTACCGTGGCCACCGGCAGTGGTGATGGCAGTCTGCGACTGGACCTCAACCCATCCGGCACCGGGATTACCGACAGCGCCGGGAATGCGATTAGCGGTGGCTTCACCGGCGGCGAGAGCTATACCATCGACAAGACCACCCCGACGGTGGTGAACATCACCCGCGCCGGAGCCGATCCCACCAACGCCACTACGGCGACCTTTACCGTCACCTTCAGCGAGCCGGTCACCGGCCTGGACAGCGCCGACTTCAGCCTCACCACCACCGGCAGCATCAGCGGCGCGAGTGTCGGCAGCGTGAGCGGCAGTGGCGCGTCCTACACCGTTACCGTCACTACTGGCAGTGGTGATGGCAGTCTGCGACTGGACCTCAACCCATCCGGCACCGGGATTACCGACAGCGCCGGGAATGCGATCAGCGGTGGCTTCACCGGCGGTGAGAGCTACACCATCGACAAGACCACCCCGACGGTGGTGAGCATCACCCGCGCCGAAGCTGACCCCACCAACGCCGCCACGGCGACCTTTACCGTCACCTTCAGCGAGCCGGTCACCGGTCTGGACAGCACCGACTTCAGCCTCACCACCACCGGCAGCATCAGCGGCGCGAGTGTCAGTAGCGTGAGTGGTAGTGGCGCGGCCTACACCGTTACTGTCACGACCGGCAGCGGCGATGGCAGCCTGCGGCTGGACATTCCAACCGCTGCCACCATCACCGACCTGGCCGGCAATGCCGTCGGCGGGCTGCCGTTCACCGGCGGTGAGAGCTATACTGTGGATCGGAGCCTGCTGACCGTCACCATTAACCAGGCTCCTGCACAGACAGACCCGGCCATTAGCAGCCCGATCCGCTTCATCGTGATCTTCAATAAGCCGATTAACCCGACCACCTTCACCGCCAGCGATATTACGCTCGGTGGTAGTGCACCCGGCACACTGACTGTCACCATCACCGAGATTGCGCCAAACAACGGCACTACCTTCGAGGTAGTAGTCAGTGGGATGAGCGGCAACGGTACGGTCATCGCCAGTATTCCGGTGAATGTCGTGCAAGACCTGGCAGGGAACGGTAATACGGCCAGCACCAGTACTGACAACGAGGTGACCTACCAGCCTGAAATTCGTATCTATTTGCCGGTGATTATGCGGTAGGATCGTGGCTTCATCGCTCCCTGGCCCCTCCCTTCTCCAGGCTTCCGGGAGAGGCGAGGGGTCAGGCTATTGCGCAGCATCATCATAAATCAACAACCCGCCTTTGGTCACACATTTGCCACCTGCAAGCTGCAAGTTTCATAGCCACTGCTCACCGGCGCGATCCTGCGGCCTGCACTCTCAGAACAATCACACTGCCCTGATGTGAGAGACCTGAAGACCTGCCAGTTGTGATACTATGAAATACAGTGAAAGAGCGAAGAAAGCAGACAGGCAGTAGTATGCATGACGGGTATCTGTTTACACTGGGGATTTGTGGCAGCGCTGAAGAGGATGATCCGGGGCCGGTAATGTTAAACAGTTTGCTGGCCGCGCTACCGCCGGTCAAACGAGCTGCGTTTTTAGGGACAATCCCATCAGATCAACCCGATCAGCTTATTGCTGAGATAATCACCGACATGCGTGACGCCGAGTTGATCGTGATCGTCACTCCGGCTACCACACCACAGCTCCCGAACCGCCTCAACAACCTCTTGCGTGCAGCTTACGCTGCCGGGGTTGGCGGTCGCTTTGCCACACTCATCGCCGTCGGCCCATATGCCGCTGCTGTGTTGCCCGCATTGCAGGCTGCGGCAGCCACGTGCGGTCTGCGGATAGCCAGCACCTGCGCTGCCAACACTGACGATGAACCACCCCTGGCCGATGTACAGGCGGCTTACGCTACTGCACGCGCTGCTCTCGCCCCGCACGCATTGCCACACTGAAAAGAGCACATGCAGGCTATGACGACCCCACGCATTCCGGCAAACAAAATCTGGATCGCCGATGAAGCCATCTACTACCTGCTCGCACGTCCGGCGCTCAAACGGAGCTTCGATCACGTCTGGTTTGCTCAATACGGCCCGCGTCCCGACCCACGTCACGGCCCGTACATCTTCTACCTTAACCATTCAGCGTGGTGGGATGGGTACATGATGATGCTGATCCATCGCGCCATCATGCACCGTGCGTTTGATAGTTATGTCATGATGGAAGAGCGTCAACTACGTGCTTACCGCTTCTTCACCTGGTGCGGTGCATTTTCTATTGAACGACGCGATCCTGATGATGCGCAACGCTCGCAGCTCTACGCTGCGAATCTGTTACGCGAACGGCGAGATCGAGCACTCTACATCTTTCCGCAGGGACGGATCGAGGCAAACGACTATCGGCCACTGACCGTTTATCCCGGTATTGCCCGCATCGCTGCACTGGTCGGCGATGTAACCCTCTGCCCGATTGCTTTACGCTACGAATTTCTGGGCCAGCAATGGCCACACGCTTTCGTCCAGATTGGCCCTGCCCATCCACCGGCCAGTCGCGATGATATTGAAGCAATCCGGCGCGATGTGGCAATGCGCCTGACGGATGCGGTTGACCGATTACGTACTGATGTGATCGAGCAGCGGCTCGGTCGCTTTCAGCCGCTGCTCAGTGGACGCTGGGGCATTGACCGCACCTGGGACGCAGTCAGGGGTTGGTTTCGGCGACGCGGCGGAGACGACGGGCCAGCCGCGGTAGCAGCCAATCGCCTGCGAGCACGATCATAATCAAACCACCAATCAGGGCGGGCAAGACCTGACCACGGGCAAGATTGACTACGACAAACATCGTCAGATTGGTCAGGTAGAGCACTGGTGGCAGCCAGATCATAAACGGCTGTGGCGTATGACCACGGCGAGCGGCTGATCGTCGCTGATGGAGCAACACCCACGACAGGATCAGACTCGTCACCCACCACGCGATAAAGTTGGAAGCCGGAATGCCGTAATAGACTCCACCCTCTGCGCTTGACCAGACCCAGTAACGGTTGATATAGACGGCAAACGGCTCAATAGTTACGTCAAGTAACAACGCGAATGATGCCGCCGTCAGCACGCGAGTTGGATTAAGCTGATGATCATTGACCGGCTTACCATCGCGGTGGCCGATGCGCTCGGCCACACCAACTGCCGCAACCACGATCAAGAGCCAGGCAAACGGGATTGCCAGTGGCACCACGCCAAAAATTTGTGGTTGCAGCACATCGGTGTACGAATAGCTACCAAAAGGGAAGCCTGTGGTTGCCCCCACATGCTCAACCGCCCAGGATACGACCAGGATCAGACCAGCAGCAATCGCCCCCCACCACCGATAACGAACCGTCAACCAGAATCCCATGAGCGTGCCTTGCAAAATAAGCAGCGCTCCTCCCATCCACGTTCCCCAGACCGGCACCTTATCAAGGGCCACCAACACGATTGCAAAGGGATAAATGAAAAGGTAGACAGCAAAGAGCGTGACAACAGCACGACGCAAATTCTGTAGTATAGACTGATCGGAAAACATAGAGTAGTATATCCCTGATAAATGGGTCATACCATTCGGTAGCCCCTATAGTTGATTATAGATTCGCTTTCATGGCCTGTCAAAGCCATGGCGTTATATTGA
This genomic window from Chloroflexus aurantiacus J-10-fl contains:
- a CDS encoding Ig-like domain-containing protein — translated: MKRFLIRFWVFLLIVTLLRVDQPMHVVQAAGFVVNSLADDTVDNDLCTLREAILTSNNIPPNDDCGPGSADDDVITFSVSGTIVLNTPMVNITSGQGALTIDGGRNIVISGNNLAIFTVAVGADLTLSNLTVTDGNATLGGAINNLGGTVNIINSTFSNNDASNLGGAIYNTGGIVTITSSTFTNNSSATLGGVIYNTGGTVTITNSTFSNNNAALLGGTIYNVSGTINLYNTIVANSGSSGDCVNLGTIGAAYNNLIEDSTNACGLINGVNGNIIGSDPDLGPLTGAPAYFPLNTGSPAIDNGSNAYCAATDQRGVLRPQDGDGNSSVVCDIGAYEVDIATRTVVNITRAGADPTNAATATFTVTFSEPVTGLDSADFSLTTTGSISGASVGSVSGSGASYTVTVTTGSGDGTLRLDIPTAATITDLAGNTVGGLPFTGGESYTIDKTTPTVVNITRAGADPTNATTATFTVTFSEPVTGLDSADFSLTTTGSISGASVGSVSGSGASYTVTVATGSGDGSLRLDLNPSGTGITDSAGNAISGGFTGGESYTIDKTTPTVVNITRAGADPTNATTATFTVTFSEPVTGLDSADFSLTTTGSISGASVGSVSGSGASYTVTVTTGSGDGSLRLDLNPSGTGITDSAGNAISGGFTGGESYTIDKTTPTVVSITRAEADPTNAATATFTVTFSEPVTGLDSTDFSLTTTGSISGASVSSVSGSGAAYTVTVTTGSGDGSLRLDIPTAATITDLAGNAVGGLPFTGGESYTVDRSLLTVTINQAPAQTDPAISSPIRFIVIFNKPINPTTFTASDITLGGSAPGTLTVTITEIAPNNGTTFEVVVSGMSGNGTVIASIPVNVVQDLAGNGNTASTSTDNEVTYQPEIRIYLPVIMR
- a CDS encoding lysophospholipid acyltransferase family protein; protein product: MTTPRIPANKIWIADEAIYYLLARPALKRSFDHVWFAQYGPRPDPRHGPYIFYLNHSAWWDGYMMMLIHRAIMHRAFDSYVMMEERQLRAYRFFTWCGAFSIERRDPDDAQRSQLYAANLLRERRDRALYIFPQGRIEANDYRPLTVYPGIARIAALVGDVTLCPIALRYEFLGQQWPHAFVQIGPAHPPASRDDIEAIRRDVAMRLTDAVDRLRTDVIEQRLGRFQPLLSGRWGIDRTWDAVRGWFRRRGGDDGPAAVAANRLRARS
- a CDS encoding carotenoid biosynthesis protein, with product MFSDQSILQNLRRAVVTLFAVYLFIYPFAIVLVALDKVPVWGTWMGGALLILQGTLMGFWLTVRYRWWGAIAAGLILVVSWAVEHVGATTGFPFGSYSYTDVLQPQIFGVVPLAIPFAWLLIVVAAVGVAERIGHRDGKPVNDHQLNPTRVLTAASFALLLDVTIEPFAVYINRYWVWSSAEGGVYYGIPASNFIAWWVTSLILSWVLLHQRRSAARRGHTPQPFMIWLPPVLYLTNLTMFVVVNLARGQVLPALIGGLIMIVLAGDWLLPRLARRLRRVAETNP